The genomic region CCGCTGCAACCTGGCCTGCCCCTACTGCTGCCCGGAGGGGGAAGATCCACCTGAGCTGCTCAGCCAGGGCGAGCGCGTTCAGCTCGTGGAGACGGCCGTATCCCTTGGGGTGCACACCCTGCGACTCACCGGTGGTGAGCCCT from Cyanobium sp. ATX 6F1 harbors:
- a CDS encoding radical SAM protein, with protein sequence MAQGPLDQLGRPLGVLRLSLTARCNLACPYCCPEGEDPPELLSQGERVQLVETAVSLGVHTLRLTGGEP